A section of the Pseudomonas flavescens genome encodes:
- the nirD gene encoding nitrite reductase small subunit NirD has product MSQSNAVRAQSLPATEWQPLCSSQDLVANSGVVAWLEGDQIALFHLPHSEAGEQLFAVENRDPKSGANVIGRGLIGQIKGDLVIASPLYKQHFRLVDGTCLEYPEQRLRVWPVRLNGDTVEIGLTG; this is encoded by the coding sequence ATGAGCCAGTCCAATGCCGTGCGCGCCCAATCGCTTCCCGCCACCGAATGGCAACCGCTGTGCAGCAGCCAGGATCTGGTCGCCAACTCCGGTGTGGTGGCCTGGCTCGAGGGTGACCAGATCGCCCTGTTCCATCTGCCCCACAGCGAGGCCGGCGAGCAACTGTTCGCGGTGGAAAACCGCGATCCGAAATCCGGCGCCAACGTCATCGGTCGCGGCCTGATCGGCCAGATCAAGGGTGACCTGGTGATCGCTTCGCCGCTCTACAAACAGCATTTCCGCCTGGTCGACGGCACCTGCCTCGAGTACCCGGAGCAGCGCCTGCGCGTATGGCCGGTGCGGCTCAATGGCGACACCGTGGAAATCGGCCTGACAGGCTGA